One genomic segment of Arachis duranensis cultivar V14167 chromosome 4, aradu.V14167.gnm2.J7QH, whole genome shotgun sequence includes these proteins:
- the LOC107485612 gene encoding UDP-galactose/UDP-glucose transporter 2, protein MKNEEQVRSLFGISLSDRPRWQQFLICSSGFFFGYLVNGICEEYVYNRLHFSYGWYFTFIQGFVYLFLIYLQGFTSKQMVNPWKTYVKLSAVLMGSHGLTKGSLAFLNYPAQIMFKSTKVLPVMIMGAFIPGLRRKYPLHEYISAILLVVGLILFTLADAQTSPNFSVIGVVMISGALVMDSFLGNLQEAIFTMNPETTQMEMLFCSTVVGLPFLIPPMLLTGELFKAWTSCSQHPYVYGVLVFEAMATFIGQVSVLSLIAIFGAATTAMITTARKAVTLLLSYLIFTKPLTEQHGSGLLLIAMGITLKMLPDNNSNNNKPIKKKALTPSSSSSSNGISVKSDADEELGVMAGSEGEYDEEKRPLV, encoded by the exons ATGAAGAACGAAGAACAGGTTCGTAGTTTGTTTGGAATCTCACTCTCTGACAGACCAAGGTGGCAGCAATTCCTCATTTGCTCTTCTGGCTTCTTCTTTGGATACCTTGTTAATGGCATCTGTGAg GAATATGTATATAATAGGCTCCACTTCAG CTATGGTTGGTACTTCACATTTATTCAAGGGTTTGTTTACCTTTTCCTGATTTACCTTCAAGGCTTCACAAGCAAGCAAATGGTGAATCCATGGAAAACTTATGTGAAGCTTTCAGCTGTTCTTATGGGTTCTCATGGCCTAACAAAGGGGTCTCTGGCTTTCCTTAACTACCCTGCACAAATCATGTTCAAATCCACAAAG GTGCTGCCAGTGATGATAATGGGAGCATTCATACCGGGTCTAAGAAGAAAATATCCATTGCATGAATATATATCTGCAATACTTCTGGTTGTTGGATTGATCCTATTCACACTAGCAGATGCTCAGACATCACCAAATTTCAGTGTCATTGGTGTTGTTATGATATCTGGTGCTTTGGTCATGGATTCTTTTCTGGGAAATCTCCAAGAAGCAATCTTCACTATGAACCCTGAGACCACACAG ATGGAGATGCTATTCTGCTCTACAGTGGTGGGTTTGCCTTTCTTAATCCCTCCCATGCTTTTGACAGGAGAATTATTCAAAGCATGGACTTCATGCTCACAG CATCCCTATGTTTATGGTGTGTTGGTTTTTGAAGCAATGGCCACATTCATAGGCCAAGTCTCTGTCCTTTCCCTCATTGCCATTTTTGGTGCTGCCACCACAGCCATG ATAACAACAGCAAGAAAGGCAGTGACATTGCTACTCTCATATTTGATATTTACAAAGCCATTAACAGAACAACATGGAAGTGGACTCTTACTCATAGCTATGGGAATCACATTGAAAATGTTGCCtgataataatagtaataacaaCAAACCAATTAAGAAGAAGGCTTtaaccccttcttcttcttcttcttccaatgGCATTAGTGTAAAATCAGATGCTGATGAAGAGTTGGGAGTCATGGCAGGTTCTGAGGGAGAGTATGATGAAGAAAAGAGGCCATTGGTGTAA
- the LOC107485590 gene encoding vacuolar iron transporter 1 isoform X1, whose amino-acid sequence MSDIGGGSSSIRLLREVEEEGGSGERPKEPWKGEYVKSIVYGGLDAIITCFSLISSISASTSSSVNVLVLGFANLVADAISMGLGDYVSARTEQDVIIKERRVTEWDVINHIDTEQSQLLTHFQALGMDYNDATLKVVNIFKKYKDIMVDQRMVADKGMLPADEEVTPWKNGLVTFTSFMLFGSTPLLSFIILIPFTNNDTFKFIGACIVSAIALALLGVAKARISGERYMFSIAMTLFSGAMAGATAYFVGWSLKHVAGLEG is encoded by the exons ATGAGTGACATAGGTGGTGGCAGCAGCAGCATAAGGCTCCTCCGTGAAGTGGAGGAGGAGGGTGGTAGTGGTGAGAGACCAAAGGAGCCATGGAAAGGAGAATATGTGAAGAGCATAGTGTATGGAGGGCTTGATGCTATTATCACTTGCTTCTCTCTCATTTCTTCTATCTCTGcttccacttcttcctctg TGAATGTATTGGTTCTCGGTTTTGCAAACCTAGTGGCAGATGCAATATCAATGGGGCTTGGAGACTATGTGTCTGCAAGAACAGAGCAAGATGTGATCATTAAGGAGAGGAGAGTGACAGAATGGGATGTCATCAATCATATAGACACTGAGCAATCACAGTTACTCACACACTTTCAAGCACTTGGTATGGACTACAATGATGCAACCTTG AAGGTTGTGAACATATTCAAAAAATACAAGGACATCATGGTAGACCAAAGAATGGTAGCAGACAAAGGAATGCTACCAGCAGATGAAGAAGTAACACCATGGAAGAATGGGCTTGTAACCTTCACATCCTTCATGTTGTTTGGATCAACTCCATTGCTCTCCTTCATCATCCTCATACCCTTCACAAACAATGACACTTTCAAGTTCATTGGTGCTTGCATTGTTTCTGCAATTGCACTTGCTTTACTTGGTGTAGCCAAGGCAAGGATTTCAGGTGAGAGATACATGTTCTCCATTGCTATGACACTCTTCAGTGGTGCCATGGCTGGTGCTACTGCTTATTTTGTAGGCTGGTCACTTAAACATGTAGCAGGGTTAGaaggttga
- the LOC107485590 gene encoding vacuolar iron transporter 1 isoform X2 — protein sequence MSDIGGGSSSIRLLREVEEEGGSGERPKEPWKGEYVKSIVYGGLDAIITCFSLISSISASTSSSVNVLVLGFANLVADAISMGLGDYVSARTEQDVIIKERRVTEWDVINHIDTEQSQLLTHFQALGMDYNDATLVVNIFKKYKDIMVDQRMVADKGMLPADEEVTPWKNGLVTFTSFMLFGSTPLLSFIILIPFTNNDTFKFIGACIVSAIALALLGVAKARISGERYMFSIAMTLFSGAMAGATAYFVGWSLKHVAGLEG from the exons ATGAGTGACATAGGTGGTGGCAGCAGCAGCATAAGGCTCCTCCGTGAAGTGGAGGAGGAGGGTGGTAGTGGTGAGAGACCAAAGGAGCCATGGAAAGGAGAATATGTGAAGAGCATAGTGTATGGAGGGCTTGATGCTATTATCACTTGCTTCTCTCTCATTTCTTCTATCTCTGcttccacttcttcctctg TGAATGTATTGGTTCTCGGTTTTGCAAACCTAGTGGCAGATGCAATATCAATGGGGCTTGGAGACTATGTGTCTGCAAGAACAGAGCAAGATGTGATCATTAAGGAGAGGAGAGTGACAGAATGGGATGTCATCAATCATATAGACACTGAGCAATCACAGTTACTCACACACTTTCAAGCACTTGGTATGGACTACAATGATGCAACCTTG GTTGTGAACATATTCAAAAAATACAAGGACATCATGGTAGACCAAAGAATGGTAGCAGACAAAGGAATGCTACCAGCAGATGAAGAAGTAACACCATGGAAGAATGGGCTTGTAACCTTCACATCCTTCATGTTGTTTGGATCAACTCCATTGCTCTCCTTCATCATCCTCATACCCTTCACAAACAATGACACTTTCAAGTTCATTGGTGCTTGCATTGTTTCTGCAATTGCACTTGCTTTACTTGGTGTAGCCAAGGCAAGGATTTCAGGTGAGAGATACATGTTCTCCATTGCTATGACACTCTTCAGTGGTGCCATGGCTGGTGCTACTGCTTATTTTGTAGGCTGGTCACTTAAACATGTAGCAGGGTTAGaaggttga
- the LOC107485613 gene encoding uncharacterized protein LOC107485613 gives MATPEEAKLETFFQWLQANGVELRGCKIKYCDSRKGFGIFSDKDVSDGVLLVVPLDLAITPMRVMQDPLLGPACRSMFEEGHVDDRLLMMLLLTVERLRKNSLWKPYLDMLPTTFHNPLWFSDDELQALRGTTLYRATELQKKSLVSLYETKVKDLVKKLLTLDGASEIEVRYEDFLWANSVFWSRALNIPMPRSYVFPEMQEARESCIPEGDGKGSQVKQSENLTKEMMCTTTQGDTVWVEGLVPGIDFCNHDLKPIATWEVDGTGSTTGAPCCMYLQSASPSPLQIDQEISISYGNKGNEELLYLYGFVIDDNTDDYLMVHYPAEALNTISFSESKSQLLEVQKAEMRCLLPKALLEQGFFPLGTQNKGENNNGKVDQVANYSWSGQRKTPSYVNKLVFPEKFMTTLRTIAMQEDELYKVSSMLEELVGPEGERELSDTDVQAAIWEVCGDSGAFQILVDLLRVKLMDLEEGSGTEESDLDLLKKALIIDSHENNKHPSKMENESEEQERIVMSRNKWSSIVYRRGQKQLTRLFLKEAEHALQLSQNEQDFTVP, from the exons ATGGCGACTCCAGAAGAGGCAAAGCTCGAAACTTTCTTTCAGTGGTTACAG GCAAATGGGGTGGAGCTACGAGGCTGCAAGATCAAGTACTGTGATTCCAGAAAAGGGTTTGGCATATTTTCCGATAAAGATGTCTCTGATG GTGTTTTGTTGGTTGTTCCGCTTGACTTAGCAATTACTCCCATGAGGGTGATGCAAGATCCTCTTCTAGGGCCAGCATGTAGATCCATGTTTGAAGAAGGACATGTGGATGACAGGTTGCTAATGATGCTCTTGCTGACTGTGGAGCGATTGCGCAAGAATTCTCTGTGGAAACC GTACCTTGATATGCTCCCAACCACTTTTCACAATCCACTTTGGTTTAGCGATGACGAACTTCAAGCACTAAGAGGAACAACTTTATACCGTGCAACTGAGTTGCAG AAGAAAAGCCTGGTATCTTTATATGAAACTAAAGTGAAGGATTTGGTGAAGAAGCTTTTGACTCTTGATGGAGCTTCAGAGAT TGAGGTGCGCTATGAAGATTTCCTTTG GGCCAATTCAGTATTCTGGAGCCGTGCTTTGAACATTCCGATGCCTCGTTCTTATGTATTTCCAGAAATGCAAGAAGCTCGAGAAAGTTGCATTCCAGAAGGTGATGGAAAAG gGAGTCAGGTTAAACAATCCGAAAATCTAACGAAGGAAATGATGTGTACCACGACGCAAGGAGACACTGTTTGGGTAGAGGGTCTTGTCCCTGGCATTGACTTTTGCAACCATG ATCTGAAGCCGATAGCAACATGGGAAGTTGATGGAACTGGTTCAACAACAGGGGCTCCTTGCTGCATGTACCTTCAATCTG CTTCTCCAAGTCCCTTGCAGATTGATCAAGAAATTTCCATCAGTTATGGCAACAAAGGAAATGAG GAACTTCTATATCTGTATGGTTTTGTCATTGATGATAACACAGATGACTATCTCATG GTTCACTATCCAGCAGAAGCACTCAATACTATTTCTTTTTCAGAGTCCAAAAGCCAGCTGCTCGAAGTGCAG AAGGCTGAAATGAGATGTCTTTTACCTAAAGCTTTGCTGGAACAAGGATTTTTTCCATTAGGCACCCAAAATAAAGGAGAAAACAACAATGGCAAGGTTGATCAAGTCGCCAACTATAGTTGGAGTGGTCAGCGTAAGACGCCATCGTATGTAAACAAGCTGGTTTTTCCTGAAAAATTTATGACTACTTTGAGGACCATAGCCATGCAAGAAGATGAACTTTACAAGGTTTCCTCAATGCTTGAAGAG CTTGTAGGACCTGAAGGGGAGAGAGAACTATCTGATACAGATGTGCAAGCAGCAATATGGGAGGTTTGTGGTGATTCCGGAGCTTTCCAAATTCTTGTTGATCTTCTTCGTGTGAA GTTGATGGATCTTGAAGAGGGTTCTGGAACAGAAGAAAGTGACCTTGATTTGCTCAAGAAGGCTCTTATTATTGATAGCCACGAAAATAACAAACATCCAAG CAAAATGGAAAATGAGTCAGAAGAACAAGAACGCATTGTGATGAGTAGAAACAAGTGGTCTTCAATTGTATATAGGCGTGGCCAAAAGCAGCTAACAAGGTTATTCTTGAAAGAAGCAGAACATGCTCTTCAGTTATCACAAAATGAACAAGACTTTACTGTTCCTTAA
- the LOC127746685 gene encoding uncharacterized protein LOC127746685 produces the protein MSGNEPLASKIPNQANYPLSDNNEPITTANSNPNEGNKSTAPADNTSPPNNIAPINPGANNPIFHNNEPTTTSNTKPNQAITVKPNSKTPPTCPKTKPKAKAISKPKPNRDEDVDNALDPGAESDGTNSWHSEELKTPPPSEDEFLEEESDDVFSVFRNGIRFGDLKLKVAPE, from the exons ATGTCTGGCAATGAACCCCTAGCAAGCAAGATCCCAAACCAAGCTAACTACCCCTTGTCTGACAACAATGAACCCATAACCACAGCCAATTCTAATCCCAATGAAGGTAATAAGTCTACTGCCCCTGCTGATAACACTTCGCCACCCAACAATATAGCACCAATAAATCCTGGTGCTAATAACCCAATTTTTCACAACAATGAACCCACTACCACATCCAATACTAAGCCTAACCAAGCTATTACTGTGAAGCCTAATAGCAAGACACCTCCAACTTGCCCAAAGACTAAACCCAAGGCAAAGGCCATCTCAAAGCCAAAACCCAACA GAGATGAAGATGTGGACAACGCTTTGGACCCAGGAGCAGAGTCTGATGGGACCAACTCCTGGCACTCTGAGGAGTTAAAGACTCCTCCCCCTTCAGAAGATGAATTTTTAGAAGAAGAGTCTGATGATGTTTTTTCAGTATTTAGAAATGGAATTCGATTTGGTGATTTGAAACTTAAGGTGGCCCCGGAATGA